TTCACTTCCATTCAGCCTTCAGTACAATGGAAATTTAATGAAGTGGCCTGGCATCACCTGCACAATAAGAAGAAACATCTTCCTGAAAGAACAGAATCGATCTATTTTAATGAGGTTTACCCCTTATATGGAGCCATTGACATCAGAAATTCTACTATCGAAAGGAATATTGCCAGCAAGGCCGACCTGGAATATCACCTCAATCTGTTGTCCGAAACACTGCAATCCTTAAAGGAAAACCACAATTCCTCTTTGATGGAAGAGATGATCTTTAACTGCAAAAAATGGCAGGGGGCTTTGGCTCAGGAACATTGGAACACTACTGAGGAGAACAACCTGAACGGTTTCCTTAAAACGGAGATGGTTGACTACCTGACCCACCTGTCTCAACAGGATTCAAGGACAAAAAAAGTGGTGGATCATTACCTGGGACGCGCCACTAAGATCGATGGTGAGGTTCAGCAGAACAGGTATGCGCTGGAAGTATCTATGCAGATGATCAATAATGCGGTGAACAATTACTTCGAGTCTGAGAAAGAAAAACTCCAGCAATCCTACCCTTGCTATTTTGAAAAATTCAGAACAGACGGCGTAGAGTACGACATCTATATCGGCCAGTCTATTGCTCCCGGAAAGCCATTTAATCATTTTCACCTCAAAAATCTAAGGTTGTGGCAGCTCTCCTCTATGGCCGCAGTAGCAAAGCTTACACATTCTCTGTTACCCGGAATGCCAAAAAAACTGCAAACCACGCAGCTCGTCTTTGTTCATAACCAAACTATAGACATCAGTTTCCGTTCAGATGAGCGTAAATTTGATGTAGAAGGCGCCTATAATATCAGGTATCAGATGATCAAAAAAAGGATTGACAAAGTCCTGGTTAGTGAAACCGGAGAACGCTTAACCCAGCCGGATAAACTCGCTATTATTTATTTTAACAAAAAAGATGTGGAAGATTACCTTCCATTTATACAATACCTTCAGGAAACAGGAATATTACTTCCTGAACTGGAAGAGCTGAACCTCGAGGAGGTACAGGGTCTAAGCGGACTAAAAGCCCTAAGGGTTGGTATTGCGCAGGAGTAATCTCTTGAATTATGATAGTTTTCTGGTAAACATATTATTTGAATTTTATAACTTTATAAAATGAACCACACTGAAACTATCGAAGATTTTTACAAGCGCGTGCCCCAGGCAAATGCTTCCGGGCGACCGTTAAACAACGCCGGAGCTGGCCATTTTAACGTATATACCCGCAACCTCTGTAAAGTACAGACACCTTATAGCAGGCGGGACTTTTATAAAGTCTCCCTGATTCTGGGAGAAGGGGTACTTCATTATGCCGACAAATGGATTGCCATTGACCGTCCTGCCCTTCTGTTCTCCAATCCGGTAATCCCCTATTCCTGGGAACCCTCTTCAGAAAAACAGGAAGGCTGGTTTTGCCTGTTTACCGAGGCATTTGTTAGCGCACATGAGCGTAAAGATGGCCTTCAAGACTCTCCATTGTTCAAAATCGGCGGTAAACCGGTCTTTTTCATCAATGAAACCCAACAGGAGGAAATCTCTGCAATATTCAGAAAAATGGTCCTGGAAATGGACTCAGAATACACCCACAAATACGATTTGCTACGCAATTACCTGCACCTGATCATTCATGAAGCCATGAAGATGCAGCCAGCTGGAAGCTTTGAAAAACATGCCAATGCGCCCAGCCGGATTACCAGTTTGTTTATGGAGCTTTTGGAGCGTCAGTTTCCGATAGACAGCCCGGAAGACGCACTCCGGTTAAAAACAGCGAATGACTATGCACAGAGCCTGTCTGTACATGCCAACCATTTGAACCGCTCGGTAAAGGAGGTTACAGGAAAAACCACAACAGCGCTGATTTCGGAAAGGATTACCAAAGAAGCCAGGGCATTGTTGCAGCATACCGACTGGAATATTGCAGAGGTAGCCTATAGCCTGGGTTTTGAATACCCTGCATATTTCAATCAGTTTTTTAAAAAACAGACCGGAGTGACTCCCGGAGATGCAAGAAACATGGCTGTTTGATTATTATAATCATCTGTTTGAATCTTATAAACCTGATCAGCTGCTATCGGACTAATTTTGATTCATAAAATAAAACGATATGAAATACAGAAATCTAGGAACAACAACAGAAAAACTATCTGCCATCGGTTTGGGATGTATGGGTATGAGCTTCGCTTACGGTCCGACGGATGATACAGAAAGCATCGCTACCCTACATAAATCATTAGACTTGGGAATTAACTTTTGGGATACTGCCGATATGTATGGCAATGGGCTGAATGAAGAATTGATTTCCAAAGTTCTGGTTCCAAACCGGGATAAGGTATTTATTGCTACCAAATTTGGTTTCCGCTTTAAAGACGAGCAAAAACCTGCAAGCAACGTAAATGGTACTTATTTTGACGGCTCTCCAAAATGGATCAAAATTGCTGTAGAGAACAGTCTCAAACGCTTAAACATTGATACCATCGACTTATACTATGCTCATCGTGTAGATCCGAATGTACCTATTGAAGAAACTGTAGGTGCTATGGCAGAACTGGTAAAAGAAGGAAAAGTGCGTTATTTAGGATTAAGCGAGGCCTCTCCTGCTTCTATTAGAAAGGCGCATGCCATTCATCCTATTTCGGCTTTACAGAGTGAATATTCTTTACTGACCAGAGATGTGGAAGCGGAAATTCTGGATACCGTAAACGAACTTGGTATTTCCCTTGTTCCCTATTCTCCACTGGCCCGTGGATTGGTCATCAATACAGTTGACATCAACAGTCTGCACGAAAGCGACTTCCGGAAAACGCTACCGCGTTATAGTGGTGAAAACCTGGAAAACAACAAATCCTTATCCAATGATTTTGCCGCCCTCGCCAGCGATAAAAACTGTACTCCTGCTCAACTGGCCATTGCATGGGTATTGGCACAGGGAGAACAGATTATTCCTATTCCGGGCACTAAAAAAAGAAAGTATCTGGAAGAAAATGCAGGTGCTGTAGACGTAAACCTTTCAGAAGCAGACCTTAAAGCGATACTAAAGGTTATTGAACAATACCCAAATACAGGCGCAAGATATAGTGAAGGAGCATTAAAGCTAGTTAACAACTAGTCTGGTTTAAACGCCATATCATAAAATAATAAGGCCGGGAAGAATGATCTTTCTGGCCTTATTTATTGATATCTAGATATCTTTAATCAATGATGCTTTTCAGGTGTTTGTAATTTGATTTCACCGTGTCCAATACTTCATCAAACTTACCACCCAGCATGAGTTTAGTCATAGAAAGGGCCATTCCTTTCATCATTTTAAATTCTATTTTAGGTGGCATTGCCAGGGCATTGGGATCCGTCATTACATTGACCAACACCGGTCCGTTGTGCAGAAAAGCTTCTTTTAAAAGTATTTCCAGATCATCGGGATCGCTGATGGTTATTCCTTTTATCCCCATTGCCTCTGCAACCAATGCAAAATCCGGGTTTACCATATCCGTTTCGGCATCAGGGAGTCCAGCCACCTCCATCTCAAGTTTCACCATACCTAAAGAACGGTTGTTAAATACAACCAGTTTAACTGGCAGGTTGTATTGTTTAATTGTAGCCAGATCACCGAGTAACATGGAGATTCCTCCATCCCCACACAAGGCAACCACCTGCCGGTCCGGACTGGAAAGTGCCGCACCTATCGCATGAGGCATGGCATTAGCCATGGAACCATGATTAAAGGAGCCCAACATATCTCGCTTACCGGTGGCATGAATATATCTGGAGCCCCATACACAACACATTCCGGTATCTACCGTAAATATGGCATTATCTGCAGCCAGCTTGTTGATTTCGAAGGCCACTGCTTCCGGATGAATGGCATCCGTTTTACCCTTATCTTCGACATAAGTATTGAGGTGTTCTTTTACTTTTTCATAAATTTTCAATTGTGCATTCAGAAAACTTTCATCCTCATTGCTATCCAACAGTGGAATTAATGCGGTTAAACTGGACTTAATATCACCGTGCAGGCCCATTTTCAGTTTTGCACGTCTACCCAGGCGCTCTGGTTTGGTATCGATCTGAACCAATATTTTATCCTGCGGGATAAAAGGGACATAAGGGAAATCCGTTCCCAGGAGGATCACCAGATCGCTTTCATGCATGCTATGGTATGCTGAAGGTAAACCAAGTAAGCCAGTCATCCCTACTTCATAAGGATTATCATATTGAATGCTCATTTTCCCACGGAAAGAATACCCAACAGGTGCTTTCAGGATTTGCGCAAGTCTAACCACTTCATCATGAGCCTCTGCAGCACCAACACCGCAAAAGATCGCAATCTTTTTATGGCTGTTGATTAATTTTGATAAGGCCAGGAGTTCCTCATCTGCCGGACGGACAATTGCTTTGGAAAAATAGGTCCTGTCTGCCGACATGTTCTCTACCGCTTCCATACTGCTGACATCTCCAGGCAGCCCTAATACAGCCACTCCTTTATGGTGAAACGCATGTTGCAATGCCGCCTGTGCCATTCTTGGCAATTGAGCTGGTGTAGTTGCGATCTGGTTATAATGACTACAATCGTCAAAAAGCTTAGTGATATTGGTTTCCTGAAAATATCCAGAACCGAATTCTGTAGTGGCACAGGTAGAGGCAATGGCTAGTACCGGAGCACCTGCACGATGGGCATCGTAAAGACCATTGATCAGGTGTACATGTCCAGGGCCGCTGCTGCCAGCACAGCAGGCCAGTCCGTGTAATTCCGCTTCTGCTGCCGCTGCATAAGCCCCGGCTTCTTCATGTCTGACATGGATCCACTGAATATCAGGATTTCGTCTTACCGCATCATTTAATTCATTTAAACTATCGCCGGTTACGGCATAAATACGCTTAATGCCTGACTGGATTAGCATATCGACCAATTGCTCTGCAACTTTCTTTGACATATCTCAATTTTTAATGCTTAATAAAATCGCAGATCTCAGAAATTTAAGATGGATGTTATCGGTTAATACAACACCCATCTATTGGCTATGGTTTTAGCTAAAATCGTTTATATCCGGTCCAGGTATCCCTGCAGTTCAAAAACTCGTTTTTTGGTAATTTCAAGATAGGCGGCAGCAAGTATCACCCTTTGGATTGTTCCTCCGCCGGAGTATTTTTCTTCGGTCAGCAATGCGTTCATTTTTCTTTCTGAATCCCGATATTTCAACCAGTTTCGCTGCACTTCAATCAGCAAAGGTTTATCTCGGGTTTCCATCAGTTTGAGCAGTTGCTGATAATACTTATTTAATAACTGGTCATATTCTTTCTCCGCATCATAGCTAGCCTGTACCATGCCCATTGTTGAATAATCAATCGCAATCCGCTGTTTCATGAATTGTTCAATTCTGGTCGTATCCATTTGAAAATCCATTGCAGTTTTGCTCATGTAATTATCTTTATCAGGATTTTCCAGCAGTTTTTTATATTGTGCATCCACTTCCTTATGGATTTTCAGCTTCATTTTCACCAAATCCTGTTCTGGAATTTCTTTTGGTGCCTGGGCAGTAGCTGTACTGAAAGAAAGGAGTCCGATACCCATCAATAACAATAATTTCATTTGTATTTTGTTTAAAACCGGCATTAGCCCATCAATTCTTTCATCAGCTTATCAAAAGCTTCTTTCATTTCTGCAAGTTCCTGTTCTACTTTTGCTAGACGGCTTTCGATTTCACTGGCCGGTTTGCTATAATGCTCTTCAACAGCTTCATCCTGACTAAGATCCGGGGTTCCTGAAAGCAGATGAATATACCTCATTTCTTTTTGACCCGCTTTTCTTGGCAATTGCAAAATATACGGTTGTTCCGCATCAGCCAGCCGTTCCAATACCGATTGTACTTCCTCCAGGGATTCAAATTCGAATAATCTTCCTGAATTGGTATTGAGTTCACCAGGAGTCTGAGGGCCTCTTAACATGAGCAGACATAGAATGGCAACTTCCTGCGGAGTAACCGGGAAGACAATAGCGAAATTATGCTTGTATTTTATACTTCTGCTGGATCCACCGGTAGCGGTAGAGATTAGTCCTTTTCTTTTAAGCACATCAAGCGTCAGAACCACGGTTTGTTCATCATATTGAACCACCGGCTTACGGGACGTCTTCTGATTACAGGCAGCGGTGATTCCATTCACCGTCATTGGATAATACTCGGGTGTTGTTTTAGATTTCTCCATCAATACGCCAAGAACACGAAGCTCTTCAGCGTTTAATACGGGCAAAGTTTGTGTAGATTCCATGCCTAAAGATAAAAATAAAGGCGGATGTTACCTTATGCCGACAAAATCCGGTCAATCTTTTGCAATTCTTCTGTACTAAAAGTAATGTTATTTAGGCATTTCAAGGAATCTGCAAGTTGTTCAGGCTTACTGGCACCAACCAGAACGGAAGTTACACGTTCATCCCTCAGAATCCATGAAAGTGCCATATGGGCGAGCTTCTGGCCTCTTTCGCCTGCAATCGCATTCAGTTCGTTCAGTTGTCTGATTCTTTCCGGAGTAATCTGGTCCTGCTGTAATGCACCATGTGATTTTGCCGCTCTGGAATCCGAAGGAATATCCTTCAGGTATTTGTCGGTCAGCATTCCCTGGGCCAAGGGAGAGAAAGGAATACAGCCAACCCCCTCATGACCTAATAAATCCAGTAATCCGCCTTCAATCCAGCGTTCGTACATGGAATATTTGGGCTGATGGATAAGACATGGCGTTCCCAGCCTTTGGAGTATCTTAATGGCTTTCGCTGCTTCTTCAGCTTTGTAATTTGAGATCCCCACATACAGTGCTTTCCCCTGACGTACGATCAGGTCCAATGCAGCCATTGTTTCCTCCAGTGGAGTTTCCGGATCCGGACGATGGTGATAAAAAATATCTACATAATCCAGCCTCATGCGTTTCAGGCTTTGATCCAGACTGGAAACAAGGTACTTTTTAGAACCCCAGTCTCCATAAGGTCCATCCCACATGGTATATCCGGCTTTGGAAGAAATGATCATCTCGTCCCTGTAACCTTCAAAATCCCGCTTCAATAACCTGCCAAAATTTTCTTCAGCCGATCCCGGAGGCGGGCCATAGTTATTGGCAAGGTCAAAATGAGTAATCCCATTGTCGAATGCAAGTTTCAAAATATTGCTGCAATTCTCCAGCTGATCTACATGTCCGAAATTATGCCATAAGCCCAGCGAGATTGCCGGAAGCTTTAATCCACT
This region of Pedobacter steynii genomic DNA includes:
- a CDS encoding helix-turn-helix domain-containing protein; amino-acid sequence: MNHTETIEDFYKRVPQANASGRPLNNAGAGHFNVYTRNLCKVQTPYSRRDFYKVSLILGEGVLHYADKWIAIDRPALLFSNPVIPYSWEPSSEKQEGWFCLFTEAFVSAHERKDGLQDSPLFKIGGKPVFFINETQQEEISAIFRKMVLEMDSEYTHKYDLLRNYLHLIIHEAMKMQPAGSFEKHANAPSRITSLFMELLERQFPIDSPEDALRLKTANDYAQSLSVHANHLNRSVKEVTGKTTTALISERITKEARALLQHTDWNIAEVAYSLGFEYPAYFNQFFKKQTGVTPGDARNMAV
- a CDS encoding aldo/keto reductase gives rise to the protein MKYRNLGTTTEKLSAIGLGCMGMSFAYGPTDDTESIATLHKSLDLGINFWDTADMYGNGLNEELISKVLVPNRDKVFIATKFGFRFKDEQKPASNVNGTYFDGSPKWIKIAVENSLKRLNIDTIDLYYAHRVDPNVPIEETVGAMAELVKEGKVRYLGLSEASPASIRKAHAIHPISALQSEYSLLTRDVEAEILDTVNELGISLVPYSPLARGLVINTVDINSLHESDFRKTLPRYSGENLENNKSLSNDFAALASDKNCTPAQLAIAWVLAQGEQIIPIPGTKKRKYLEENAGAVDVNLSEADLKAILKVIEQYPNTGARYSEGALKLVNN
- a CDS encoding thiamine pyrophosphate-dependent enzyme — encoded protein: MSKKVAEQLVDMLIQSGIKRIYAVTGDSLNELNDAVRRNPDIQWIHVRHEEAGAYAAAAEAELHGLACCAGSSGPGHVHLINGLYDAHRAGAPVLAIASTCATTEFGSGYFQETNITKLFDDCSHYNQIATTPAQLPRMAQAALQHAFHHKGVAVLGLPGDVSSMEAVENMSADRTYFSKAIVRPADEELLALSKLINSHKKIAIFCGVGAAEAHDEVVRLAQILKAPVGYSFRGKMSIQYDNPYEVGMTGLLGLPSAYHSMHESDLVILLGTDFPYVPFIPQDKILVQIDTKPERLGRRAKLKMGLHGDIKSSLTALIPLLDSNEDESFLNAQLKIYEKVKEHLNTYVEDKGKTDAIHPEAVAFEINKLAADNAIFTVDTGMCCVWGSRYIHATGKRDMLGSFNHGSMANAMPHAIGAALSSPDRQVVALCGDGGISMLLGDLATIKQYNLPVKLVVFNNRSLGMVKLEMEVAGLPDAETDMVNPDFALVAEAMGIKGITISDPDDLEILLKEAFLHNGPVLVNVMTDPNALAMPPKIEFKMMKGMALSMTKLMLGGKFDEVLDTVKSNYKHLKSIID
- a CDS encoding lysozyme inhibitor LprI family protein, giving the protein MKLLLLMGIGLLSFSTATAQAPKEIPEQDLVKMKLKIHKEVDAQYKKLLENPDKDNYMSKTAMDFQMDTTRIEQFMKQRIAIDYSTMGMVQASYDAEKEYDQLLNKYYQQLLKLMETRDKPLLIEVQRNWLKYRDSERKMNALLTEEKYSGGGTIQRVILAAAYLEITKKRVFELQGYLDRI
- a CDS encoding YceH family protein: MESTQTLPVLNAEELRVLGVLMEKSKTTPEYYPMTVNGITAACNQKTSRKPVVQYDEQTVVLTLDVLKRKGLISTATGGSSRSIKYKHNFAIVFPVTPQEVAILCLLMLRGPQTPGELNTNSGRLFEFESLEEVQSVLERLADAEQPYILQLPRKAGQKEMRYIHLLSGTPDLSQDEAVEEHYSKPASEIESRLAKVEQELAEMKEAFDKLMKELMG
- the mgrA gene encoding L-glyceraldehyde 3-phosphate reductase, giving the protein MSYTAAPNRYSQMQYRRCGNSGLKLPAISLGLWHNFGHVDQLENCSNILKLAFDNGITHFDLANNYGPPPGSAEENFGRLLKRDFEGYRDEMIISSKAGYTMWDGPYGDWGSKKYLVSSLDQSLKRMRLDYVDIFYHHRPDPETPLEETMAALDLIVRQGKALYVGISNYKAEEAAKAIKILQRLGTPCLIHQPKYSMYERWIEGGLLDLLGHEGVGCIPFSPLAQGMLTDKYLKDIPSDSRAAKSHGALQQDQITPERIRQLNELNAIAGERGQKLAHMALSWILRDERVTSVLVGASKPEQLADSLKCLNNITFSTEELQKIDRILSA